ATGTTTGTGAAACACAGAAACACGGAATTTGGTCTTGATAAGATGGAGCTTCCAGCCGATGGTGTTATAACTGGTTATGGTACGATTGATGGAAGATTAGTATTTGTTTTTGCTCAAGATTTTACAGTGATGGGCGGTAGTTTAGGAGAGATGCATGCTGCTAAGATAAAGCGTGTCATGGAACTGGCTTTAGAAGCTGGTGCCCCGATAATAGGCCTCAATGATTCCGGGGGAGCGAGAATCCAGGAGGGAGTGGATGCCCTTAAAGGATATGGTGAGATCTTTAAGATGAATACAATCTTGAGTGGTGTTGTTCCCCAAATAACTGCTATTATGGGACCCTGTGCTGGTGGAGCAGTTTATAGCCCAGCGATTGGCGATTTTATTTTAATGGTTGACAATCCCTCGAGCTTTATGTTTATCACAGGTCCACAAGTGGTTAAAGCAGTCACTGGAGTGGAAGTATCTCCAACTCAACTTGGTGGCGGCATGATTCATGCTCAAAAGAGTGGCCAAGCTCACTTGGTTGCCAAAAGCGATGAAGAAGTACTTATGCTAATTAGAAGGCTTGTAAGTTACCTCCCTTCAAACAATATGGAGAAGCCACCAAGGTTCCCAACCAATGATCCACCATTTAGAAAGAGTGAAAAACTTTACGAAATTGTCCCTGATGATCCAAATAAGGGCTATGATGTCAGGCAGGTTATTTATGAAATTGTGGATAGAGATGCAAATGGAAATCCTGATTTTCTCGAAATCCTACCATACTTTGCTCCAAATGCAGTCGTGGGTTTTGGAAGAATGAACGGTCAAACAGTAGGAATTATTGCTAACAACCCAATTCACTTGGCTGGTGTTCTTGATATCGACAGTTCAGATAAGATTGCAAGGTTTGTGAGAACCTGTGATGCATTTAACATTCCAATAGTTACCCTTGTGGATGTTCCGGGGTATCTTCCAGGAGTGCAACAGGAGTATGGAGGAATCATTAGACATGGTGCTAAGGTTTTATACGCTTACTCAGAGGCAACGGTCCCCATGGTCACAATTATCTTAAGAAAGGCTTATGGTGGGGCTTATCTTGCAATGGGGAGCAAGCACCTTGGAGCAGACTTTGTTTTTGCCTGGCCAACAGCAGAGATAGCAGTTATGGGCCCAGAAGGTGCGGCAAATATCATCTTCAGGAAAGAGATTGCTAAAGCCGAAAATCCAGAGGAAGTTAGGCAACAAAAGATCCGAGATTACAGAGAGAGATTTGCCAATCCATACGTTGCTGCGAGCAGGGGTTATATTGATGATGTCATTGACCCCGCAGAAACTAGAGGTAAGATCATAATGGCCCTCGAGGCCTTAGAGAGTAAGAGGGTTAAACTCCCACCAAAGAAACACGGTAACATACCATTGTGAGGTGCAAAAAATGGTTACTTGGGAATTTTTCCTTGAGGGCCTTTATATTACTATTTTAGGAGTAACCGTGGTTTTCTTAGTGCTGAGCATTTTGGCATTAGCAATGTATGGTATTGGGTACTTGGAGAGGACATTAATTGAAAAAGAAAGGCAAGTTGTTGAGGCTCCACCAAAACCTAAGGAAGAAGTTAAAGTGGAGGAAAAGAAACCATCTATCGAACCAAAGAAGCTCGCAGTTATCACTGCAGCAATTTTGGCCTATGTAGCCGAGAAAAATGCCCAACTCAGGCCGTTGCCATTTAAGAAAAAACCTTCAGACGCTTGGCGTTTATATGGTGTTCAATCTCAAATAGAGGAAGTTGAAAACTTTAATTATGAAATGGGGGCATGGTGAGGATGAAAGGTAAAGTCAAGGTCATTGTTGATGGTGTTCTTTATGAAGTTGAAGTTGAAGAACTTGGAGGAGGAAGATTTAAAGTCAGCTTTGATGGAGAAAGTTATGATGTAGAAGCTAAAGATCTTGGAATTCCGATGGGAGCATTTCAAGCACCTGTTCAAAGTGTAAGTGTACCCTCTACACCTGCACCACTTCCTTCGGCCCCAACTCCCACAGCTCCAGTTGAAGTGCCTAGTGCTCCTGCACCATCTGTTAGTGGGGAAGGTGTAGTTACTGCTCCAATGCCTGGTAAGATCTTGAAAATTCTCGTTAGGGAAGGAGAGCAAGTCAAATTAGGCCAGGGACTTCTTATTTTGGAAGCCATGAAAATGGAGAATGAGATTCCCTCCCCAACAGATGGAGTTGTAAAGAGAATTCTTGTTAAGGAAGGGGACACAGTTGACACAGGACAAGCATTGATAGAACTTGGGTGATGGAGAATGGGGTTGGAGCAAGCAATAGTTGACTTTTTTACTAATATTGGTCTTTTTCATCTAACAATAGGAAATGTAATAATGATCTTAGTTGGGTTTACCTTAATGTATCTGGCCATAAGGTATGAAATGGAACCTTTGTTATTGCTCCCAATTGGGATTAGTGCTGTATTGGTAAACCTTCCCTTAACAGGAATTTTGAGCGCTGATCCACATCATCCAGGGTTGTTTTATCTTATCAAGCACTATCTCATTGATACAGAAATAGTGCCATTGCTAATATTCTTCGGATTGGGAGCAATGACAGATTTCGGACCAATGATTGCGGATCCAAAAACGGCTTTACTGGGAGCAGCAGCTCAGATAGGTGTTTTTATTGCAATGCTTACAGCCGTTGCTTTAGGTTTTAACCTCCAAGAAGCAGCTTCAATAGGGATTATTGGTGGGGCTGATGGACCAACTACAATTTACCTTACAACAAAGCTTGCCCCCCATTTACTTGGAGCTACTGCTGTTGCAGCTTACTCTTATATGAGCCTTGTTCCAATAATCCAGCCACCGGTGATTAAGGCCCTAACGACACCAGAAGAAAGAAAAATAAGAATGGAGCAATTAAGACCAGTTTCAAAGAGAGAAAAAGTTATCTTCCCAATTGCTTCAATGATAATTATCGGTCTTTTAGTGCCTTCAGCTGCTCCGTTAGTTGGAATGCTAATGATAGGAAATCTCTTTAGAGAAAGTGGTGTCGTTGAAAGACTCAGTAAAGCTGCTAGGGAAGAACTCATGAACATTGTCACGATCTT
Above is a window of Thermococcus sp. EP1 DNA encoding:
- a CDS encoding carboxyl transferase domain-containing protein codes for the protein MSMEEKVNELHKKKEKILEMGGEARVQKQHEKGKLTARERIEKLLDPGSFVEIGMFVKHRNTEFGLDKMELPADGVITGYGTIDGRLVFVFAQDFTVMGGSLGEMHAAKIKRVMELALEAGAPIIGLNDSGGARIQEGVDALKGYGEIFKMNTILSGVVPQITAIMGPCAGGAVYSPAIGDFILMVDNPSSFMFITGPQVVKAVTGVEVSPTQLGGGMIHAQKSGQAHLVAKSDEEVLMLIRRLVSYLPSNNMEKPPRFPTNDPPFRKSEKLYEIVPDDPNKGYDVRQVIYEIVDRDANGNPDFLEILPYFAPNAVVGFGRMNGQTVGIIANNPIHLAGVLDIDSSDKIARFVRTCDAFNIPIVTLVDVPGYLPGVQQEYGGIIRHGAKVLYAYSEATVPMVTIILRKAYGGAYLAMGSKHLGADFVFAWPTAEIAVMGPEGAANIIFRKEIAKAENPEEVRQQKIRDYRERFANPYVAASRGYIDDVIDPAETRGKIIMALEALESKRVKLPPKKHGNIPL
- a CDS encoding OadG family protein, coding for MVTWEFFLEGLYITILGVTVVFLVLSILALAMYGIGYLERTLIEKERQVVEAPPKPKEEVKVEEKKPSIEPKKLAVITAAILAYVAEKNAQLRPLPFKKKPSDAWRLYGVQSQIEEVENFNYEMGAW
- a CDS encoding acetyl-CoA carboxylase biotin carboxyl carrier protein subunit codes for the protein MKGKVKVIVDGVLYEVEVEELGGGRFKVSFDGESYDVEAKDLGIPMGAFQAPVQSVSVPSTPAPLPSAPTPTAPVEVPSAPAPSVSGEGVVTAPMPGKILKILVREGEQVKLGQGLLILEAMKMENEIPSPTDGVVKRILVKEGDTVDTGQALIELG
- a CDS encoding sodium ion-translocating decarboxylase subunit beta: MGLEQAIVDFFTNIGLFHLTIGNVIMILVGFTLMYLAIRYEMEPLLLLPIGISAVLVNLPLTGILSADPHHPGLFYLIKHYLIDTEIVPLLIFFGLGAMTDFGPMIADPKTALLGAAAQIGVFIAMLTAVALGFNLQEAASIGIIGGADGPTTIYLTTKLAPHLLGATAVAAYSYMSLVPIIQPPVIKALTTPEERKIRMEQLRPVSKREKVIFPIASMIIIGLLVPSAAPLVGMLMIGNLFRESGVVERLSKAAREELMNIVTIFLGLGVGSTMQAESFLTLSTIKILLLGVIAFASATAGGVLLGKFMMKLSGGRINPMIGAAGVSAVPMSARVVQKLATKEDPGNFILMHAMGPNVAGVIGTAVAAGVLLSVLG